A single Ancylothrix sp. D3o DNA region contains:
- a CDS encoding urea amidolyase associated protein UAAP2, protein MVATFPTQLDPQNAIYNEVLAATKPWAHVVKKGQILRIVDLGGNQAVDVLFYNADDTSERYSAPDTMVRQGNIFITTGTQLISNEGQVMMTVLNDSVGRHDTCGGACSRESNSVRYGLHKKHLHACVENYLEAIATYEMTKRDLVSNVNFFMNVPVSADGRLEIVDGISDPGSTIDLRAEMNTLVVISNCPQVNNPCNAYNPTPIQLIIWDA, encoded by the coding sequence TAGCCACATTTCCAACTCAACTCGACCCCCAAAACGCGATTTACAACGAAGTTTTAGCGGCCACAAAACCCTGGGCCCACGTTGTCAAAAAAGGTCAAATTCTCCGTATCGTTGACCTCGGAGGAAATCAAGCCGTAGACGTTCTTTTTTACAACGCAGACGACACCTCAGAACGTTACAGCGCCCCCGATACAATGGTGCGTCAAGGCAACATTTTCATCACCACCGGCACCCAACTTATCTCTAACGAAGGTCAAGTGATGATGACAGTTTTAAATGATTCTGTCGGACGTCACGACACCTGCGGCGGCGCCTGTAGTCGAGAAAGTAATTCTGTACGCTACGGACTGCATAAAAAACACCTCCACGCCTGCGTAGAAAACTATCTCGAAGCTATCGCAACCTATGAAATGACAAAGCGCGATTTAGTTAGCAACGTTAACTTTTTTATGAATGTGCCGGTGAGTGCAGACGGACGTTTAGAAATTGTTGATGGCATCTCCGATCCTGGCAGCACAATTGATTTACGAGCAGAAATGAATACCCTAGTTGTTATCTCCAACTGCCCGCAAGTTAACAACCCTTGTAATGCTTACAATCCCACACCAATACAGTTAATTATTTGGGATGCGTAG